The following are encoded in a window of Spiroplasma tabanidicola genomic DNA:
- a CDS encoding phosphatase PAP2 family protein → MKIFNYALIVWFSWSLFQFILSTFWDLEVNELFKPLMEYRWIRIFCWIFENSGTTQPVLFYYIIVSIFAESLAVWCRTNKKWYWWIWVYYACAIILFVAFQVKNYLAYTNLDDGFGPDISAWFFESYSTGRKIIVTLALIDSIILSISLYYLRFKFSHRKDVIENAYLLRAFKTFLSALSLNISVWVLKLTFLRPYYYQTDFNDILNNENLVSPEWKDYYLSKGHEIMNWGLGELGDQSVPFVPWYSIYDFPDGWVNFLTGKRGDAGWGLLYADFPSGHMAATYSVFFAMVFFYDKNNHKKYTKRYIFMFSFWMFYLNLVFYTQLISKTHWLSDLEFTIIVGIFWPIFINRLINKIAFRTISKFNNKKNIENKAIAIINKNTYYFIFYHYNNRYIIKKSFYFKNNFNTKKLENFKKRYYIKKLEIIKTEKN, encoded by the coding sequence ATGAAAATTTTTAATTATGCATTAATTGTTTGGTTTTCTTGATCTTTATTCCAGTTTATTTTGTCTACTTTCTGAGATTTAGAAGTTAATGAGTTATTTAAACCTCTAATGGAATATCGTTGAATAAGAATTTTTTGTTGAATATTTGAAAATTCAGGAACAACTCAACCAGTATTGTTTTATTACATAATTGTATCTATTTTTGCTGAATCATTAGCAGTATGGTGCAGAACTAATAAAAAGTGATATTGATGAATTTGAGTATATTATGCTTGTGCTATTATTCTTTTTGTTGCTTTTCAAGTTAAAAATTATTTAGCTTATACAAATCTAGATGATGGATTTGGACCAGATATTTCTGCTTGATTTTTTGAATCTTATTCTACAGGAAGAAAAATAATAGTAACTTTAGCATTAATTGATTCAATCATACTTTCAATTTCATTGTACTATTTAAGATTTAAATTTTCCCATAGAAAAGATGTTATTGAAAATGCTTATTTATTACGAGCGTTTAAAACATTTTTATCTGCATTAAGTCTTAACATTAGTGTATGAGTTTTAAAACTAACTTTTTTAAGACCATATTATTATCAAACTGATTTTAATGATATTTTAAATAATGAAAATCTTGTATCTCCTGAATGAAAAGATTATTATCTTTCAAAAGGTCATGAAATTATGAATTGAGGTTTAGGAGAATTAGGAGACCAAAGTGTTCCTTTTGTTCCGTGATATTCAATTTATGATTTTCCTGATGGATGAGTTAACTTTTTAACCGGTAAAAGAGGAGACGCGGGTTGAGGATTGCTTTATGCAGATTTTCCATCAGGTCATATGGCTGCAACTTATTCAGTATTTTTTGCAATGGTATTTTTTTATGATAAAAATAATCATAAAAAATATACAAAAAGATACATATTTATGTTTAGTTTTTGAATGTTTTATTTAAACTTAGTTTTCTATACACAACTTATTTCTAAAACACATTGACTATCTGATCTTGAATTTACAATAATTGTAGGAATTTTTTGACCAATTTTTATAAATAGATTAATAAACAAAATTGCATTTAGAACTATTTCGAAATTTAATAATAAAAAAAATATTGAAAATAAAGCAATTGCTATAATAAATAAAAACACTTATTATTTTATTTTTTATCACTATAATAATAGATATATAATAAAAAAATCATTTTACTTTAAAAATAATTTTAATACTAAAAAACTTGAAAATTTTAAAAAAAGGTATTATATTAAAAAATTAGAAATTATAAAAACTGAAAAAAATTAG
- a CDS encoding dihydrolipoamide acetyltransferase family protein produces MFKVKFADIGEGLTEGTVTEIFVKVGDSVKSGDSLFNVETDKVNSDIYAPVDGKIANVLIKNGQEIKVGDVVIEIDDGTGASTSSEPAKVEVKPVEENASVVGATPVSNEVISREQPQSSQPQGMSFDMSQASMIDNSFANVRATPLARKMAAVMGVDLTKVSPTGPNNRILAADIESFAANPHIVQPQALPQMAPIGPGPKPKVDYTNPAISVPEFNEPLSFNSVPWNPIRKATVKAMDVAHTKVAGFTGFKNVDITELVNLRNQLKGFADSQRVKLTYLAFIIKAVTLSLKDMPNLNVRIDEENKAIKFANQINIGMACDTPDGLMVPVIKGADKLSVLQIAVKINDLASKARSKKLAMNEMTGATFTVTNFGSVGLDYATPIVNYPESAILGVGTITRAPGVINDQIEIREFMPFSLTADHKVIDGADAGRFLQRIVYYLQNPAILLV; encoded by the coding sequence ATGTTTAAAGTAAAATTTGCAGATATTGGAGAAGGTTTAACAGAAGGAACAGTAACTGAAATTTTTGTAAAAGTTGGAGATAGTGTTAAAAGTGGAGATTCTTTATTTAATGTTGAAACAGATAAAGTTAATTCAGATATTTATGCACCAGTTGATGGAAAAATTGCAAATGTATTAATTAAAAATGGACAAGAAATTAAAGTTGGAGATGTAGTTATAGAAATTGATGATGGAACTGGGGCTTCAACAAGTAGTGAACCTGCAAAAGTAGAAGTAAAACCAGTTGAAGAAAATGCATCAGTAGTTGGTGCAACTCCAGTTTCAAATGAAGTTATTTCAAGAGAACAACCACAAAGTTCTCAACCACAAGGAATGAGTTTTGATATGAGTCAAGCAAGTATGATAGATAATAGTTTTGCAAATGTAAGAGCAACACCATTAGCAAGAAAAATGGCAGCAGTAATGGGTGTCGATTTAACAAAAGTTAGTCCAACTGGACCAAATAATAGAATTTTAGCTGCAGATATTGAAAGTTTTGCTGCAAATCCACATATTGTTCAACCTCAAGCGTTACCACAAATGGCACCAATTGGTCCTGGACCAAAACCAAAAGTTGATTATACAAATCCTGCTATTTCAGTACCAGAATTCAATGAACCTTTATCATTTAATTCTGTACCTTGAAATCCAATTAGAAAAGCAACAGTTAAAGCAATGGATGTTGCTCATACAAAAGTAGCTGGATTTACTGGATTTAAAAATGTTGATATAACTGAACTTGTTAACTTAAGAAATCAATTAAAAGGTTTTGCAGATAGTCAAAGAGTTAAATTGACTTATTTAGCGTTTATTATTAAAGCTGTTACTTTGTCTTTAAAAGATATGCCTAATTTAAATGTAAGAATTGATGAAGAAAATAAAGCAATTAAATTTGCAAATCAAATCAATATTGGTATGGCATGTGACACACCTGATGGTTTAATGGTTCCTGTTATTAAAGGGGCAGATAAATTAAGTGTTTTACAAATTGCTGTTAAAATAAATGATCTTGCTTCAAAAGCAAGAAGTAAAAAATTAGCAATGAATGAAATGACTGGAGCAACTTTTACAGTTACAAATTTTGGATCAGTAGGATTAGATTATGCAACTCCAATAGTTAACTATCCTGAATCTGCAATTTTAGGTGTTGGTACAATTACTCGTGCCCCTGGTGTTATTAATGATCAAATTGAGATTAGAGAATTTATGCCATTTTCATTAACAGCAGATCACAAGGTAATTGATGGTGCTGATGCTGGTAGATTTTTACAAAGAATAGTTTATTATTTACAAAATCCAGCTATTTTATTAGTTTAA
- a CDS encoding aldo/keto reductase, translating to MKTRKLGNKLEVSAIGLGVMGFSLSFPPFPSREEAIKFLREAKKRGITFFDTAEIYGPFENEEIVGEAFKDCRDEVIIATKFGFKYDGNKVVGIDSSRENILRAVEGCLKRLQTNYIDIFYQHRVDQNVPIEEVAQVMKELKEQGKIRYWGLSEASASTIRRAHKVFPVLVVQSEYSMFWREPEKKILPTLEELGIGFVPFSPLGKGFLTGSIKPGQVFEEGDFRNTIPRFNNPEYLEANMRLVEYVKEIAQQKNTTPAAIAIGWLLNQKDFIVPIPGTRNLQRLDQNISGVDVVFSQEELNEIKKHLDNIEILGHRYSDVHEKAIDKD from the coding sequence ATGAAAACAAGAAAATTAGGAAACAAATTAGAAGTTTCTGCAATCGGTCTTGGTGTGATGGGTTTTAGTTTATCATTTCCACCATTTCCATCAAGAGAAGAAGCGATAAAATTTTTAAGAGAAGCTAAAAAAAGAGGTATAACTTTTTTTGATACCGCTGAAATTTATGGTCCGTTTGAAAACGAAGAGATAGTTGGCGAAGCTTTTAAAGATTGTAGAGATGAAGTAATTATTGCTACAAAGTTTGGATTTAAATATGATGGTAATAAAGTTGTAGGAATTGATTCTTCTAGAGAAAATATTTTAAGAGCTGTTGAAGGATGCTTAAAAAGATTGCAAACTAACTATATTGATATTTTTTATCAACATAGAGTTGATCAAAACGTTCCTATTGAAGAAGTTGCTCAAGTTATGAAAGAGTTAAAAGAACAAGGAAAAATTAGATATTGAGGGCTTAGCGAAGCAAGTGCTTCAACTATTAGAAGAGCACACAAAGTTTTTCCTGTATTAGTTGTACAAAGTGAATATTCAATGTTTTGAAGAGAACCTGAAAAAAAAATTTTACCTACATTAGAAGAATTAGGGATTGGATTTGTTCCATTTTCTCCTCTTGGCAAAGGTTTTTTAACTGGTTCTATTAAACCGGGACAAGTATTTGAAGAAGGTGATTTTAGAAATACAATTCCAAGATTTAATAATCCAGAATATTTAGAAGCAAATATGAGATTGGTAGAATATGTAAAAGAAATAGCACAACAAAAAAATACAACTCCTGCTGCTATTGCAATTGGATGATTACTAAATCAAAAAGATTTTATTGTACCAATTCCTGGTACTAGAAACCTACAAAGGTTAGATCAGAATATAAGTGGTGTTGATGTTGTTTTTTCTCAAGAAGAATTAAATGAAATTAAAAAACATTTAGATAATATTGAGATTTTAGGACATAGATATAGCGATGTTCATGAAAAAGCAATCGATAAAGATTAA
- a CDS encoding alpha-ketoacid dehydrogenase subunit beta has protein sequence MPKVLNNVKAVSEALDVAMDKWKEVVVFGEDAGYEGGVFRATEGLQAKYGEERCFDAPISEAMFAGVGIGMAINGMKPVVELQFEGLGWASLQNILGHMGRFRNRTRGKYPSPLVIRMPMGGGIRALESHSEAMEAMYAHTPGIKVVCPSTPYDTKGLILAAIESPDPVIVFEPTKLYRAFKQEVPDGFYTVPIGEAFKIQEGNDLTVVTYGAQTVDCQKAIEELESKNPDITIELIDLRSIKPWDKKMVCESVKKTGRLLVVHEAVRSFSVSAEIIATVNEECFDYLKAPLSRCTGYDIVIPFDSGETYHQPNPIKILAKMEEVLNYKF, from the coding sequence ATGCCAAAAGTTTTAAATAATGTTAAAGCAGTATCAGAAGCACTTGATGTTGCTATGGATAAATGAAAAGAAGTAGTTGTTTTTGGTGAAGATGCTGGTTATGAAGGGGGAGTTTTTAGAGCTACAGAAGGATTACAAGCAAAATATGGAGAAGAAAGATGTTTTGATGCTCCGATTAGTGAAGCTATGTTTGCTGGAGTTGGAATTGGAATGGCAATTAATGGGATGAAACCAGTTGTTGAATTACAATTTGAAGGACTAGGATGAGCATCATTGCAAAATATTTTAGGTCATATGGGTAGATTTAGAAACAGAACAAGAGGAAAATATCCTTCACCATTAGTTATAAGAATGCCAATGGGTGGGGGAATTAGAGCTTTAGAATCTCACTCTGAAGCAATGGAAGCGATGTATGCACATACTCCTGGAATAAAAGTTGTATGTCCTTCAACTCCTTATGATACTAAAGGATTAATTTTAGCTGCAATTGAATCACCAGATCCAGTTATTGTTTTTGAACCAACAAAATTATATCGTGCATTTAAACAAGAAGTACCAGATGGATTTTATACTGTTCCAATTGGAGAAGCTTTTAAAATTCAAGAAGGAAATGATTTAACTGTTGTAACCTATGGAGCACAAACTGTAGATTGCCAAAAAGCAATTGAAGAATTAGAATCAAAAAATCCTGATATTACAATTGAATTAATTGATTTAAGAAGTATAAAACCATGAGATAAAAAAATGGTTTGTGAATCTGTTAAAAAAACAGGAAGACTATTAGTAGTTCATGAAGCTGTTAGATCATTTTCAGTATCAGCAGAAATTATTGCAACAGTTAATGAAGAATGTTTTGATTATTTAAAAGCACCACTTTCAAGATGTACAGGATATGACATTGTTATTCCTTTTGATTCTGGAGAAACTTATCATCAACCAAATCCAATTAAAATTTTAGCGAAAATGGAAGAAGTATTAAATTATAAATTTTAA
- a CDS encoding PfkB family carbohydrate kinase, with product MNVICIGEALMDVFIEGDKKTSKIGGAPLNAAIAIKYNSDKNVYLGSNFGDDENSNVIRNFLKDQNINNEFITTIKNTELSTAVVSLEPSGERNFKFDIKNDMRNNININIDKIDLAHFGSAFGLLSDCYPNYIDIMKKLYETNKIVVFDPNYRDDLWTSEDEFAKVVFSVIKYAKIVKLSEEEFMILNKHKKLFFMNYSNQFILMTKGENGVEFFHDGKGDNFSVIKSNKVVDTTGAGDGFIGALISQLSINFSYEDMGNAIKFANKFAKRIVEGKGALCYL from the coding sequence ATGAATGTAATATGTATCGGTGAAGCATTAATGGATGTTTTTATTGAAGGAGATAAAAAAACTTCTAAAATTGGAGGAGCACCACTTAATGCAGCAATTGCTATTAAATATAACTCAGATAAAAATGTTTATTTAGGATCTAATTTTGGAGATGATGAAAATTCTAATGTAATAAGAAATTTTTTGAAAGACCAAAATATAAACAATGAATTTATAACAACAATAAAAAATACAGAGTTATCAACAGCTGTTGTTAGTTTAGAACCAAGTGGCGAAAGAAACTTCAAGTTTGATATAAAAAATGATATGAGAAATAATATTAATATTAATATTGATAAAATTGATTTAGCTCATTTTGGTTCTGCTTTTGGTTTGTTAAGTGATTGTTATCCGAATTATATCGATATTATGAAAAAATTGTATGAAACAAATAAGATTGTAGTTTTCGATCCAAATTATCGTGATGATTTATGAACAAGTGAAGATGAATTTGCAAAAGTTGTTTTTAGTGTAATAAAATATGCAAAAATTGTGAAACTAAGCGAAGAAGAGTTTATGATTTTAAATAAACATAAAAAATTATTTTTTATGAATTACTCAAATCAATTTATTTTAATGACCAAAGGAGAAAATGGTGTTGAGTTTTTCCATGATGGAAAAGGAGATAATTTCTCGGTTATAAAATCTAATAAAGTAGTTGATACAACTGGAGCTGGTGATGGATTTATTGGTGCTCTTATTAGTCAATTATCAATTAACTTTAGTTATGAAGATATGGGAAATGCTATTAAATTTGCAAATAAATTTGCAAAAAGAATAGTAGAAGGTAAGGGAGCTCTATGCTATTTATAA
- a CDS encoding lipoate--protein ligase: MYIYKSKIFDPKYNLATEEYLTINAKFQDPILFLWQNDNTIVVGRNQNPAAEINLQSAEKDNVNVIRRNTGGGTVFQDLGNMNFSIIYTDKENKGVSMFEKMLDPIIQTLNKMGVAAKFSGRNDIVLNDKKISGNAMWKYKDRFLQHGTILFNANLDKLAKYLTVDRAKILSKNIESITARVTNINSEIENKIEIPVFWDELIKTYESLGSINYLKLDVNDLEEIDKLFVNKYKNSDWTFVKNATFDYINKTRIEGKGSFEIFLNVIDNKIKEVKIYGDFLGYAGTEILEKKLVNVEYKASEIKKIIELVNIKDIFGSSIEVQDVLNLLIQ; encoded by the coding sequence ATGTATATTTATAAATCAAAAATTTTTGACCCAAAATATAACTTAGCAACAGAAGAATATTTAACAATAAATGCTAAATTTCAAGACCCAATCTTATTTTTGTGACAAAATGATAACACTATTGTTGTTGGAAGAAATCAAAATCCAGCAGCAGAAATTAATCTTCAGTCAGCAGAAAAAGACAATGTTAATGTTATAAGAAGAAATACCGGTGGGGGAACTGTATTTCAAGATTTAGGAAACATGAATTTTAGTATTATTTATACCGATAAAGAAAATAAAGGAGTCTCGATGTTCGAAAAAATGCTAGACCCAATTATTCAAACGCTAAATAAAATGGGAGTAGCGGCTAAATTTTCAGGAAGAAATGATATTGTTTTAAATGATAAAAAAATATCCGGAAATGCAATGTGAAAATATAAAGATCGTTTTTTACAGCATGGAACAATATTATTTAATGCAAATTTAGATAAATTAGCAAAATACTTAACAGTTGATAGAGCGAAGATTTTATCAAAAAACATTGAATCAATTACAGCAAGAGTTACAAATATTAACTCTGAAATTGAAAACAAAATTGAAATACCTGTGTTTTGAGACGAATTGATTAAAACTTATGAATCTTTAGGATCAATTAACTATTTAAAATTAGATGTAAATGATTTAGAAGAAATTGATAAACTGTTTGTAAATAAATATAAAAATTCAGATTGAACATTTGTTAAAAATGCAACTTTCGATTATATTAATAAAACAAGAATTGAAGGTAAAGGTAGTTTTGAAATCTTTTTAAATGTTATCGATAACAAAATTAAAGAAGTAAAAATTTATGGAGATTTTTTAGGTTATGCAGGAACAGAAATATTAGAAAAGAAATTAGTAAACGTTGAGTATAAAGCTAGTGAAATAAAAAAAATAATTGAACTAGTAAATATCAAAGATATTTTTGGAAGTAGTATTGAAGTTCAAGATGTTTTGAATTTACTAATACAATAG
- the pdhA gene encoding pyruvate dehydrogenase (acetyl-transferring) E1 component subunit alpha, with amino-acid sequence MKTKFLNVFDPLKNERVEIMDQDGKIVNPKLMPKLKDDQILEAYKIMNLSRRQDEFQNKAQRQGRLLSFLSSTGQEASEVGYAFAMIRGKDWLVPGYRNNAAWLTAGMPMRNIMLYWMGNEYGAQSPEGVNLLPPNIIIGSQYSHATGIAFAEKYKQTGGVTLTTTGDGGMSEGETYEAMNFAKLHELPVVFICENNKWAISTPYAKSTKSLNIAVKGIATGIPSIKVDGNDFFAVFAVSQEAIEFARSGNGPVLLELDTYRLGAHSSSDNPKIYRPEEEFQAALLRDPLIRMKNYIIEKGIWDDKKQEDLDKEQDELISNEFNYAEANKDYPLEDVFNFVYESKTSELEEQYNQAKEFYEKYPDAKGGHH; translated from the coding sequence ATGAAAACAAAATTTTTAAATGTATTTGACCCTTTAAAGAATGAGAGAGTAGAAATTATGGATCAAGATGGAAAAATTGTAAATCCAAAATTAATGCCAAAATTAAAAGATGATCAAATACTAGAAGCATATAAAATTATGAATTTATCTAGAAGACAAGATGAATTTCAAAATAAAGCACAAAGACAAGGAAGATTATTGTCATTTTTATCTTCAACAGGTCAAGAAGCAAGTGAAGTTGGTTATGCATTTGCCATGATAAGAGGAAAGGATTGATTGGTTCCTGGTTATAGAAATAATGCAGCATGACTTACTGCTGGAATGCCTATGAGAAATATAATGTTATATTGAATGGGAAACGAATATGGTGCTCAATCTCCAGAAGGAGTTAATTTATTACCACCAAATATTATTATTGGAAGTCAATATTCACATGCAACTGGAATTGCATTTGCAGAAAAATATAAACAAACTGGAGGAGTTACTTTAACAACAACTGGTGATGGAGGAATGAGTGAAGGAGAAACTTATGAAGCAATGAACTTTGCAAAACTTCATGAATTACCAGTAGTATTTATTTGTGAAAATAACAAGTGAGCAATTTCAACTCCATATGCTAAATCAACAAAATCTTTAAATATAGCTGTAAAAGGAATTGCTACAGGAATTCCGTCAATAAAAGTAGATGGCAATGACTTTTTTGCAGTTTTTGCCGTTTCGCAAGAAGCTATTGAATTTGCAAGAAGTGGTAATGGACCAGTTTTATTAGAATTAGATACTTATCGTCTTGGTGCTCACTCTTCTTCAGATAATCCAAAAATTTATCGTCCAGAAGAAGAATTTCAAGCAGCCTTACTAAGAGATCCTTTAATCAGAATGAAAAATTACATTATTGAAAAAGGTATTTGAGATGATAAAAAACAAGAAGATTTAGATAAAGAACAAGATGAATTAATTAGCAATGAATTCAATTATGCAGAAGCGAACAAAGATTATCCATTAGAAGATGTATTTAATTTTGTATATGAATCAAAAACCTCAGAACTAGAAGAACAATATAACCAAGCAAAAGAGTTTTATGAAAAATACCCTGATGCCAAAGGAGGTCACCACTAA
- a CDS encoding GntR family transcriptional regulator, translating into MRKWEEIYNYLFELIKSHNVKANDFLPSESFIKNKFKISLQPIRKAFYKLIEDKLVISRHGKGYMVIENENNILFSFSSLHPEAISKYTYEGKFKVDEVLRKQTKFYYEDFVHKVLVKRYIKNKLFIVQISYISDYLLKDQINNELLNEQGLLMFLRSHIKQPIGFSIKKILSVSKTNLNLKIAKELESNNLILDKGMLFTINQQLIEYRESYYNYEGFEWSFIEYYR; encoded by the coding sequence ATGAGAAAATGAGAAGAAATATATAATTATTTATTTGAATTAATAAAAAGTCATAATGTAAAAGCAAATGATTTTTTGCCAAGCGAAAGTTTTATAAAAAATAAATTTAAAATTTCACTTCAACCAATTAGAAAAGCTTTTTATAAATTAATAGAAGATAAATTAGTTATTTCAAGACATGGTAAAGGATATATGGTTATTGAAAATGAAAATAACATTTTATTTTCTTTTTCAAGTTTACATCCTGAAGCTATTAGTAAATATACATATGAGGGTAAATTTAAAGTAGATGAAGTTTTAAGAAAACAAACAAAATTTTATTATGAAGATTTTGTTCATAAAGTACTTGTAAAAAGATATATTAAAAATAAATTATTTATTGTGCAAATTTCATATATATCTGATTATCTTTTAAAAGATCAGATTAATAACGAGTTATTAAATGAACAAGGATTATTGATGTTTTTAAGATCTCACATTAAACAACCGATTGGTTTTTCTATTAAAAAAATATTATCTGTATCAAAAACAAATTTAAATTTAAAAATAGCAAAAGAACTAGAATCTAACAATTTGATTTTAGATAAAGGAATGTTATTTACAATAAACCAACAATTAATTGAATATCGAGAGAGTTATTATAATTATGAAGGTTTTGAATGAAGTTTTATTGAATATTATCGATAA
- a CDS encoding Pr6Pr family membrane protein, whose product MKNYEKILLAYKIFFSLMSMIVIYGFYIFKLVDQTELSQKFSGNFEMMSMEYFTTFTLLSNVFCQVWFLIAAIQWKKEGLTKATNYTTATSLATLITVTLVVYNAVLIPVAGFPKEAFAAFSSIYSHVIMPIAFVVYVLFLIPRKEEVGLKQFFLKKFWIQFLVIFLYCVFALVRGELRYQSMQNTDPNNNIYTFSDENGNIKNYIYPYFFLDLHSKGLAGIPAYGIFVITFSGVLGFMIGISFLYNYSSNLIIKKSYYQNWNTQSS is encoded by the coding sequence ATGAAAAATTATGAAAAAATTTTATTAGCATATAAAATATTTTTTTCATTAATGTCAATGATAGTTATTTATGGTTTTTATATTTTTAAATTAGTAGATCAAACCGAATTATCGCAGAAATTTAGTGGAAATTTTGAAATGATGTCAATGGAGTACTTTACAACATTTACTTTATTATCAAATGTTTTTTGTCAAGTTTGGTTTTTGATTGCAGCAATACAATGAAAAAAAGAAGGGTTAACAAAAGCGACAAATTATACAACTGCAACAAGTTTAGCTACATTAATTACAGTTACTTTAGTTGTTTATAATGCAGTTTTAATACCAGTTGCTGGTTTTCCAAAAGAAGCTTTTGCTGCATTTTCATCAATATATAGTCATGTAATTATGCCAATAGCATTTGTTGTTTATGTATTGTTTTTAATTCCGAGAAAAGAAGAAGTTGGTTTAAAACAATTCTTTTTGAAAAAATTCTGAATACAATTTTTAGTAATTTTTTTATATTGCGTTTTTGCATTAGTTAGAGGTGAATTGAGATATCAATCAATGCAAAATACTGATCCAAATAACAATATTTATACATTTTCTGATGAAAATGGAAATATCAAAAATTATATATATCCATATTTCTTCTTGGATTTACATTCAAAAGGATTAGCGGGAATTCCTGCATATGGGATTTTCGTAATAACTTTCTCAGGGGTGCTTGGCTTTATGATAGGAATAAGTTTCTTATACAATTATTCAAGTAATTTAATAATTAAAAAAAGTTATTATCAAAATTGAAATACTCAAAGCAGTTAA
- a CDS encoding phosphatase PAP2 family protein has translation MIFSKSNAQVRIFKYALAVWFTISLIQFVAATFFDQEINKFFGELMEYRWIRIFAWIFENSGDMAQPVLFYFVIFTIFFESIYVYCKKNNKFHIWIWIYYIFIFLTWIYVHVKNYFSFVGIDDGFGPDISAWFFESYEICRYIVIALAIVDTIILLAFFYYLRFKFVKRKDVIENAYWLKSLKTFISAAGLTLIVWVLKLTFLRPYYYQTDFDNILNNENLVKQEWKDYYLNEGHNIMKWGKGLLGNYGSKFVPWFEITDFPNGWKNFISGERGDPGYNFLYADFPSGHMASTYSVFYALVFFYDKKLHQNYTKRYIALFCFWMFYLNLVLSTQLITKTHWLSDLSFTNVLGVLWPLGLYKIINKIVFKIICKKISKNNIQVKGLVIIRNKSYHLMVIHNGNVYDLASAGIFFPVIGKVNKKIEILMKKYYIKEIKTVESKE, from the coding sequence ATGATTTTTAGCAAAAGCAATGCGCAAGTTAGAATATTCAAATATGCTTTAGCTGTTTGATTTACAATATCATTAATACAATTTGTTGCAGCTACTTTTTTTGATCAAGAAATAAATAAATTTTTTGGTGAATTAATGGAGTATCGTTGAATTAGAATTTTTGCTTGAATTTTTGAAAACTCTGGGGATATGGCTCAACCAGTATTGTTTTATTTTGTAATATTTACGATATTTTTTGAATCTATCTATGTTTATTGTAAAAAAAATAATAAGTTTCATATATGAATTTGAATTTACTATATTTTTATTTTCTTAACATGAATTTATGTGCATGTTAAAAATTATTTTAGTTTTGTTGGTATAGATGATGGATTTGGTCCTGATATTTCAGCTTGATTTTTTGAGTCATATGAAATATGTAGATATATTGTTATAGCATTAGCTATTGTCGATACAATTATATTATTAGCATTTTTTTATTATTTAAGATTTAAATTTGTCAAAAGAAAAGATGTAATAGAAAATGCATATTGATTGAAATCGTTAAAAACATTTATTTCAGCTGCTGGTTTAACTTTAATAGTGTGAGTATTAAAACTAACTTTTTTAAGACCATATTATTATCAAACTGATTTTGATAATATCTTAAATAATGAAAATTTAGTCAAACAAGAATGAAAAGACTATTATTTAAACGAAGGTCATAATATAATGAAATGAGGAAAAGGTTTGTTAGGAAATTATGGATCGAAATTTGTGCCTTGATTTGAGATAACAGATTTTCCTAATGGATGGAAAAACTTTATCAGTGGAGAAAGAGGGGACCCTGGTTATAACTTTTTATATGCAGATTTCCCTTCAGGTCATATGGCTTCAACTTATTCTGTATTTTATGCTCTTGTATTTTTCTATGATAAAAAATTACATCAAAATTATACAAAAAGATATATAGCACTATTTTGTTTTTGGATGTTTTACTTAAATTTAGTTTTATCAACTCAACTAATAACAAAAACACACTGATTATCAGATTTATCATTTACAAATGTATTAGGTGTTCTATGACCTCTAGGTTTATATAAAATTATTAATAAAATAGTTTTTAAAATTATTTGTAAAAAAATCTCTAAAAATAATATTCAAGTAAAAGGTTTGGTAATAATCAGAAACAAAAGTTATCACTTAATGGTTATACATAATGGAAATGTTTATGATTTAGCTTCTGCTGGAATTTTCTTTCCGGTTATTGGTAAAGTTAATAAAAAAATAGAAATACTTATGAAGAAATATTATATAAAAGAAATTAAAACCGTAGAGTCAAAAGAATAA
- a CDS encoding S1 RNA-binding domain-containing protein — protein MGQIVKVTITNIVNFGAFCDVDLDGKTYKGLIHISEITDGYVSNVNNHLTIGQSVDGYVMSIDEDKGQAKISLKRA, from the coding sequence ATGGGACAAATTGTAAAAGTAACTATAACAAACATCGTTAACTTTGGTGCCTTTTGTGACGTTGATCTTGACGGAAAAACATACAAAGGTTTAATTCACATTTCAGAAATCACTGATGGATATGTTTCAAATGTAAATAATCATTTAACAATCGGACAATCAGTTGATGGATATGTAATGTCAATCGATGAAGACAAAGGTCAAGCTAAGATTTCTTTAAAAAGAGCTTAA